The proteins below are encoded in one region of Streptomyces sp. NBC_00490:
- a CDS encoding ABC transporter ATP-binding protein — protein MSLVDVRDLTVEFGELRAVDGLSFRLEKGAALALVGESGSGKSTVASALLGLHRGTGAKVGGAIEVAGIDVAAASDEALRRLRGGKAAMVFQDPLSSLDPYYAIGDQIAEVYRVHARVSRRAARARGVEVLDRVGIADAPRRSRSRPHEFSGGMRQRALIAMALACEPDLLIADEPTTALDVTVQAQILDLLHTLREETGMGLLLVTHDVGVAAESVDEVLVMRHGRVVEHGAVSDVLGKPSQAYTRELLGAVPRVDARRRAAAGVPAARAGSTTAGVPSPGGSAEPSSVPGPASGGSSPKVAGPPSGALSKPASEATARPTDVVLEARGLRREFGRGKRAFVAVDDVSLTIRRGETLGIVGESGSGKTTLGRMLVGLLEPTAGEIEPGGGVRPDVQMVFQDPVSSLNPRRSVGESIADPLRARGEKDETRIKGRVRELLERVGLEGAHYDRYPHEFSGGQRQRVGIARALAADPRVIVCDEPVSALDVTTQAQVVALLGELQRELGLALVFVAHDLAVVRQVSDRVAVMRRGRIVESGPADEVYDNPRDPYTKQLLAAVPALDPEVAARRRAARRELAAA, from the coding sequence ATGAGTCTGGTGGACGTCAGGGACCTGACGGTGGAGTTCGGCGAGCTGCGGGCCGTCGACGGACTCTCCTTCCGCCTGGAGAAGGGCGCCGCCCTCGCCCTGGTGGGTGAGTCCGGCTCCGGCAAGTCCACGGTCGCCTCCGCGCTGCTGGGGCTGCATCGCGGCACGGGCGCGAAGGTCGGCGGTGCGATCGAGGTCGCCGGCATCGACGTAGCGGCGGCGTCGGACGAGGCGCTGCGGCGGCTGCGGGGCGGGAAGGCCGCGATGGTCTTCCAGGACCCGCTGTCGTCCCTCGACCCGTACTACGCGATCGGCGACCAGATCGCCGAGGTGTACCGCGTGCACGCGCGCGTGTCGCGCCGAGCCGCACGCGCGCGTGGGGTGGAGGTGCTGGACCGGGTGGGAATCGCGGACGCACCGCGCCGGTCCCGGTCCCGTCCGCACGAGTTCAGCGGCGGCATGCGCCAGCGCGCGCTCATCGCCATGGCACTGGCCTGCGAGCCGGACCTCCTGATCGCCGACGAGCCGACCACCGCCCTCGACGTCACCGTCCAGGCCCAGATCCTCGACCTGCTGCACACGCTGCGCGAGGAGACCGGCATGGGGCTGCTGCTCGTCACGCACGACGTGGGCGTGGCTGCCGAGAGCGTCGACGAGGTGCTGGTGATGCGGCACGGGCGCGTGGTCGAGCACGGAGCGGTGAGCGATGTGCTGGGGAAGCCGTCGCAGGCGTACACGCGGGAGCTGCTGGGGGCGGTGCCGCGGGTGGATGCGCGGCGGCGCGCGGCGGCCGGAGTACCGGCTGCGAGGGCGGGCTCGACCACAGCCGGCGTGCCGTCTCCCGGGGGTTCCGCGGAGCCGTCGAGCGTGCCGGGCCCCGCCTCGGGCGGGTCCTCGCCGAAGGTTGCCGGGCCGCCCTCGGGGGCGCTGTCGAAGCCCGCCTCCGAGGCGACTGCGCGGCCCACCGACGTCGTCCTCGAAGCGCGCGGCCTCCGCCGTGAGTTCGGCCGCGGCAAGCGGGCGTTCGTCGCCGTGGACGACGTGTCGCTGACGATCCGCCGCGGGGAGACCCTCGGCATCGTCGGGGAGAGCGGCAGCGGCAAGACGACGCTCGGGCGCATGCTGGTCGGGCTGCTGGAGCCGACGGCGGGGGAGATCGAGCCGGGCGGCGGGGTGCGCCCGGACGTGCAGATGGTCTTCCAGGATCCCGTCTCCTCCCTCAACCCCCGCCGCAGCGTGGGCGAGTCGATCGCCGACCCGCTCCGCGCGCGGGGCGAGAAGGACGAGACACGCATCAAGGGGCGTGTGAGGGAGCTGCTGGAGCGCGTGGGGCTCGAGGGGGCGCACTACGACCGCTATCCGCACGAGTTCAGCGGCGGACAGCGCCAGCGCGTGGGCATCGCGCGGGCGCTCGCGGCCGACCCGCGCGTCATCGTGTGCGACGAACCGGTCTCCGCGCTCGACGTGACGACCCAGGCCCAGGTGGTCGCCCTGCTCGGCGAGTTGCAGCGCGAACTCGGGCTCGCGCTCGTCTTCGTCGCCCACGACCTCGCCGTGGTACGGCAGGTCAGCGACCGGGTCGCGGTGATGCGCCGCGGCCGGATCGTCGAGTCGGGGCCCGCCGACGAGGTGTACGACAACCCCCGGGACCCGTACACCAAGCAGCTCCTGGCCGCCGTACCGGCGCTCGATCCCGAGGTGGCCGCGCGGCGCAGAGCGGCACGGAGAGAACTGGCCGCTGCCTGA
- a CDS encoding ABC transporter permease: MSGFTGFVLRRLLGALVTLLAISVIVYVVFYVTPGNVAQITCGPRCSPAQVQQVAGQLHLNDPLYTQYWHFLQGLVAGQDYSTGTSVEHCSAPCLGLSYQSDQQVTQLILAKLPVSLSLVFGAMVLWLILGVGTGVLSAWRRGRLTERVLTGITLAGVATPVFVIGLVLMIVVCGQLQLLPFPQYVKLTDDPEQWAWNLLLPWLSLALIEAAAFARLTRASMLETLAEDHIRTFRAYGVGERSIIGRHALRGALAPVIALNANNFGGAVGGAVLTETLFGLPGIGQELVHAVKVVDLPVVVGMVLVVGFFVVLANALADVLYAVADRRVVLA; the protein is encoded by the coding sequence ATGAGCGGCTTCACCGGCTTCGTGCTGCGCCGCCTCCTCGGCGCCCTGGTCACCCTGCTCGCCATCTCGGTGATCGTCTACGTCGTCTTCTACGTCACCCCCGGCAACGTCGCCCAGATCACCTGCGGCCCGCGCTGCTCGCCCGCCCAGGTGCAGCAGGTCGCCGGCCAACTGCACCTGAACGACCCGCTCTACACGCAGTACTGGCACTTCCTGCAGGGCCTCGTCGCCGGCCAGGACTACTCGACCGGCACCTCCGTGGAGCACTGCTCTGCGCCCTGCCTCGGGCTGTCGTACCAGAGCGACCAGCAGGTCACCCAGCTGATCCTGGCCAAGCTGCCGGTCAGCCTGTCGCTGGTGTTCGGCGCGATGGTGCTCTGGCTGATCCTCGGCGTCGGCACCGGCGTGCTGTCCGCGTGGCGGCGCGGCCGGCTCACCGAGCGCGTCCTGACCGGCATCACGCTCGCGGGTGTGGCCACGCCGGTCTTCGTCATCGGCCTGGTCCTGATGATCGTGGTCTGCGGGCAGCTGCAACTGCTGCCGTTCCCGCAGTACGTGAAACTCACCGACGACCCCGAACAGTGGGCGTGGAACCTGCTGCTGCCCTGGCTGTCGCTGGCCCTCATCGAGGCGGCCGCGTTCGCCCGCCTCACGCGCGCGTCGATGCTGGAGACGCTCGCCGAGGACCACATCCGCACCTTCCGCGCGTACGGCGTGGGGGAGCGGTCGATCATCGGGCGGCACGCGTTGCGCGGGGCGCTCGCGCCGGTCATCGCGCTCAACGCCAACAACTTCGGCGGCGCGGTCGGCGGCGCGGTGCTCACCGAGACGCTGTTCGGACTGCCGGGCATCGGTCAGGAGCTCGTCCACGCCGTCAAGGTGGTCGACCTGCCGGTCGTGGTCGGCATGGTCCTGGTCGTCGGCTTCTTCGTGGTCCTCGCCAACGCCCTCGCGGACGTGCTGTACGCGGTGGCCGACCGAAGGGTGGTGCTCGCATGA
- a CDS encoding ABC transporter permease, with translation MSEALVATQAPEASVSGASGARQFWRRLRTQRAALVAAAVVALLVLVALAAPLLTALEGQDPTTYHPSLVDSARGGVPVGSFGGISGDHWLGVEPQTGRDMFARLVYGARVSLGVALAATVVQVLIGVLVGVTSALGSQWVDQLLSRLTDIIVALPLMIMALALLAIVPSDFPRPVLVALVIGLIAWGNIAKITRAQTLTLKGLDYVSAARLSGWSTWRIARRELLPGLAAPVITYAALLVPINITVEAALSFLGVGVKPPTPSWGQMLTAADVWYQAAPQYLLLPAGALFVTVLALTVLGDGVRTALDPRAASRLRVGTGRKREAKA, from the coding sequence GTGAGCGAGGCACTTGTCGCCACCCAGGCCCCCGAGGCGTCCGTCTCGGGGGCCTCGGGGGCCCGTCAGTTCTGGCGGCGGCTGCGGACGCAGCGCGCCGCCCTCGTCGCGGCGGCCGTCGTCGCGCTGCTCGTCCTGGTCGCGCTCGCGGCGCCGCTGCTGACCGCCCTCGAGGGCCAGGACCCGACCACCTACCACCCTTCGCTGGTCGACTCCGCGCGCGGTGGCGTGCCCGTCGGCTCCTTCGGGGGCATCAGCGGCGACCACTGGCTCGGCGTCGAACCGCAGACCGGGCGCGACATGTTCGCGCGGCTCGTCTACGGCGCTCGTGTCTCCCTGGGGGTCGCGCTGGCCGCGACCGTCGTGCAGGTGTTGATCGGCGTCCTGGTGGGCGTGACGTCCGCACTCGGCAGTCAATGGGTTGATCAACTGTTGAGCCGGCTCACCGACATCATCGTCGCCCTGCCCCTCATGATCATGGCACTGGCCCTGCTCGCGATCGTGCCGTCGGACTTCCCGCGGCCCGTCCTGGTCGCCCTCGTCATCGGCCTCATCGCCTGGGGCAACATCGCGAAGATCACGCGCGCGCAGACCCTCACCCTCAAAGGGCTCGACTATGTCTCCGCGGCCCGGCTCAGCGGCTGGAGCACCTGGCGGATCGCCCGCCGCGAGCTCCTTCCCGGCCTCGCCGCGCCGGTCATCACCTACGCGGCGCTCCTCGTCCCGATCAACATCACCGTCGAGGCGGCGCTGTCCTTCCTCGGTGTCGGAGTGAAACCCCCGACGCCGTCGTGGGGACAGATGCTGACCGCCGCCGACGTCTGGTACCAGGCGGCCCCGCAGTACCTGCTGCTGCCCGCGGGCGCGCTCTTCGTGACCGTGCTGGCCCTCACCGTCCTCGGTGACGGCGTCCGCACGGCGCTCGACCCGCGCGCGGCCTCTCGTCTGCGCGTCGGAACGGGCCGCAAGAGGGAGGCCAAGGCATGA
- a CDS encoding DUF3492 domain-containing protein — MRIGLLTEGGYPYVSGDARLWCDRLVRGLGQHEFDIYALSRSERQEDEGWVPLPPQVSRVRTAPLWTAEDDGVGYGRRARRRFAECYGELAAVLCVGPSEEPSALEADRFASALYGLAELARDEGGLVGALRSEAAVRALEHACRAPGAARTAREARVPDLLAVAAHLERALRPLSLDWYGDDGLGSVDLCHAASGGPAALPGLLARHFSDVPLLVTEYGVRLRTHYLSATEASPSVRSLLAAFHGRLAAEIYGRAALVTPGNTHARRWQERCGADRGKIRTVYPGMDAARFAEVGESPECTDPDTLVWVGRIEPTKDLISLLHAFAEIRKEEPKTRLRIIGAPAGPEGTDYLGHCKALAAQLFPDEADGLHAVGDNPVSFGEIGGPEVPALADAYASGAVTVLSSVVEGFPISLVEAMFCGRATVSTDVGAVVEAIGGTGLVVPPRNPRALAEACVTLLRDPERRARLGAAARARALELFTVEQNITAFHGIYLEIVSRHPVRRVVLDTTGEPLPFAVPAEAHMPGRWTDSGARVVARGGPGWAEGPPVRANTPLPATEGAR, encoded by the coding sequence GTGCGCATCGGACTGCTTACGGAGGGTGGCTATCCGTATGTGAGCGGTGACGCCAGGCTCTGGTGCGACCGGCTCGTGCGCGGGCTCGGGCAGCACGAGTTCGACATCTACGCGCTCAGCCGCAGCGAGCGCCAGGAGGACGAGGGCTGGGTCCCGCTTCCCCCGCAGGTCAGCCGAGTGCGTACGGCACCCCTGTGGACGGCCGAGGACGACGGCGTGGGGTACGGCCGTCGTGCGCGCCGGCGGTTCGCGGAGTGCTACGGCGAGTTGGCGGCCGTCCTCTGCGTCGGCCCCTCCGAGGAGCCGTCGGCCCTTGAGGCGGACCGTTTCGCCAGCGCGCTGTACGGTCTCGCCGAACTGGCCCGCGACGAGGGCGGGCTGGTGGGGGCGCTGCGCTCCGAAGCCGCCGTACGCGCCCTCGAACACGCCTGTCGTGCGCCGGGCGCCGCACGCACGGCCCGCGAGGCGCGCGTACCCGATCTGCTCGCCGTGGCCGCCCACCTGGAACGCGCGCTGCGCCCCCTGTCCCTCGACTGGTACGGGGACGACGGGCTCGGCTCGGTCGACCTGTGCCACGCGGCCTCCGGCGGCCCGGCCGCGCTGCCCGGACTGCTCGCCCGCCACTTCTCCGACGTCCCCCTGCTGGTGACCGAGTACGGGGTGCGGTTGCGGACGCACTACCTGTCCGCCACGGAGGCCTCGCCGTCGGTGCGGTCGCTGCTCGCCGCCTTCCACGGCCGGCTCGCCGCCGAGATCTACGGCCGCGCCGCGCTCGTCACCCCCGGCAACACACACGCCCGCCGCTGGCAGGAGCGCTGCGGTGCCGACCGGGGCAAGATCCGCACGGTCTATCCGGGCATGGACGCCGCCCGCTTCGCGGAGGTCGGCGAGTCCCCGGAGTGCACGGACCCCGACACCCTGGTCTGGGTCGGCCGCATCGAACCGACCAAGGACCTCATCTCCCTCCTGCACGCCTTCGCGGAGATCCGCAAGGAGGAGCCGAAGACCCGGCTGCGGATCATCGGAGCGCCGGCCGGTCCCGAGGGCACGGACTACCTGGGCCACTGCAAGGCGCTGGCCGCGCAGCTCTTCCCGGACGAGGCGGACGGTCTGCACGCCGTCGGCGACAACCCGGTCTCCTTCGGGGAGATCGGCGGCCCGGAGGTGCCGGCCCTCGCCGACGCGTACGCCTCGGGCGCCGTGACCGTCCTGTCCAGTGTCGTCGAGGGCTTCCCGATCAGCCTGGTGGAGGCCATGTTCTGCGGCCGCGCGACCGTGTCCACGGACGTGGGCGCGGTGGTGGAGGCCATCGGCGGCACCGGACTCGTCGTCCCCCCGCGCAATCCGCGGGCGCTCGCCGAGGCGTGCGTGACCCTGTTGCGCGACCCCGAGCGCCGTGCGCGCCTGGGCGCCGCGGCCCGCGCGCGGGCGCTCGAGCTGTTCACCGTCGAACAGAACATCACGGCATTTCACGGCATTTACCTGGAGATCGTCTCGCGGCACCCGGTCCGCCGGGTCGTCCTCGACACCACCGGAGAACCGCTGCCGTTCGCCGTCCCCGCCGAGGCCCACATGCCCGGCCGCTGGACAGACTCCGGGGCACGGGTCGTGGCCCGCGGCGGCCCCGGCTGGGCGGAAGGCCCTCCGGTGCGCGCCAACACCCCGCTGCCCGCCACGGAGGGAGCGCGATGA